Genomic window (Electrophorus electricus isolate fEleEle1 chromosome 25, fEleEle1.pri, whole genome shotgun sequence):
tctgttcatgtttttttctcactAATGAAAAAACAGATTGGCCTGTTGAAGTGCTTTGGGTATTGTAGTCCTACTGCTACTATGgttatgtaacatttttttcactCAACACCAACTCCACAGGGATAAGAGCTGACATCTTCAGAGGGTGCATATGCATAGTTGTTCTCCATCCAACATCAACAAATAAATGCTGTATTTTGACATGAGAACATCAGAAGAAGTACTTTTGAAACTCAAACCTCAAATGAATGGACTGCTCAAAGAGTaattttgtgggttttttccaGCGATTACGTTTCCCTGCAGTCTAGCGCCCCAGAGCTCAGCAGGTTAAAAGCTAAAAGGAGCAGTCTCAAACATCACTGAAGGCTTACAGGTGGCCCAGATGTTTAACCATTATATAACGTAgtctgaaaaaaacaatatcCCAGTCCCTTGTCCTCTGTGCTGCAAATGACCTGTTCAGGAAGAGACAGCTGAACGGATCAGCACCTGAAGATGTGGGTCCTGGGGCAAAAACAAGCTGGAAAGAGGCAGGCGGCTTTCGCAGGGAATGTTCGCAGGGAATGTTCGCAGGGAATGTTCGTTTCCCTATCGGAAGGGTCTCGTGAATGGTCAGAAAAGCCACAGGGGCAAAAGGAGCTTTGCCTGCAGGGGTCAGGACTTCAAAGCCTGCTCTGATTTACAGCCCCCCGAGCCCCACTATGGAAAACAGGTTAGCAACCTCAAACTGCATTAACTGAGACTGAAGCACGTCAGGATGGGGTCTGCCTTCTTACAGCAAAAAGAGGTAAAGAAAGTTATGATCCCAAAAGGTGAAACTGTCAACCAGCAGAGGGGATTTCAAGCAGTCAGTAACACAGCAGGCTACTGCTGACCATGGAAAATGGACACAGATAAATGAAAACCCCGGATCAGGCTACATGGTAGTCAGTTCCCAGCCTGACTCGCTGGCCATACTATGTGTTCTCAGGAAACGGTAGACGATAGAAAGCCCAACTTCCTTCCTTATCCGCAGTCTCCGAGAGAGAACACACGCCAACCATAACATGACTGCTTGCCCTGAAGTATACATGCGCATACATGCACCCACGCAACCACTCACATATACGCATGCACTTacccacgcacacaaacacccagctGGAAACAGGAAGGCTGGGAGATTGTGGGCTACCTGAGAAAAGTGCATGCAGCAGATGTGCAAGACCTCCAGAGGACTAGAGGAGTAGAGAGTAAGATAGTCAGATCCAGAGCAGTGTTATACCCAGAGCACGCTAGAGTCTGATCTAGAGCAattacacacccacagcagGTTAGAGTTGTGTGCAGTGCAGTTACACCCACACAGTAGGATGGAGTCAGATCTGGTGTACTTCTATGTACAGAGAAAAAGGTAAGAGCTCCCTCAAATTCAAGGCATTGCTTACTCTGTAGCTTTATCAACCCTACATCTGTACTGAATCAAATTAATATTTGTGGAGGTGAATGCATTGTTCTTTATTTTGGCTCATGCTGTTAGCATGCCCTTAAAATATCATAGATCATTTCAGTTACAGCAAAAGGGGAACAGTAGAACAACCGTTCCTCTATTTTTTAAAGTATCAGCTCAGATCCAAACTTATTAGTATTGGCAACATGATATGCCCAGCTGCCCAAACATCTCAGACACACAACTGGATTTAATTTGCTGATCAACCAAAAACCAAATCTAGGCCAATTCTCATCTCCAACCAGCTTTGAGTCTCTGCTTCCTATTTAATCATGACATACAATGAATATTTATTGAGCAAAGTAGTTGGTAGTCATCGATACAAATGATGAAAATAGTAGGTAAGAAAGTGTCTGATTTAAAAGTGATTGTTATACATATATGttgttatatgtatattttatgttagACAGAATTTAGTGCTACAGTTGCATATTTCAAGACCTCTGTTGACCCCTAGTGGTGGCTCATGTGCACACAACCTTGCACAGTCGGTATCTCACTCGGCCCGAATAAAATTTTCTCACTTTGAGTTCTCATATTTTATGGAACCTGTTCAAAACATTTGTTGTAGTAGTAGTCACTGTCACTGCCATTATGACTTACACATGCAATCTGAAGTCAATATCGCTCAGCTGTAGACAGTTGCGGCTAGTAAATAGCATCAAGACGACTGTGTCCCATATTGAGTGCCAGCCAGTCCAGTGTTGCCTTGAACGTCTGACATCAGAGAGCCAATACCGCTGTGACAGTTCCATTGCCAGGAGGGCAGAGTGCTGACAGTTAGATTAGACTGTTATGGCAGCATGCAGGCCTGTCACCTCATAGAGAAAAGGTGAGCGCATTTGTTGCAGCGTGAAGCGTGATCCATTTGGCAGTGTGTGCAGCAGTGGTGTGGGTCATGTGAGTGAGAACAGGCAAGGTGAGTGTTTCACAAACCAACGCTGCTTAATTGCAATTACAGAAGCATCAGCAACAATCAGGTTTTTCTCTTTCAAGGATGCCTGTTTAGTGAGACTGGAGAGAAGAGTACTATCAGATCGAAGTGTTACTGAACAGGCAGTACTTAGATTTTGGACAAATTATCTTACAGCTTCAGAGGCACCGGTGCTGCAGAAAAATAGCCAATGATCATTCCAATTTTCTGGATATGTTTAAATGAAGTGACTGGTAGATACAGGACATGCACTCACCCAGACAGCATCTCAAAGATGAGGACACCCAGCGCCCACCAGTCCACAGCAAGGCCGTGACCTTTGCCCTGGATGACTTCAGGGGCCAGGTACTCTGGAGTTCCACACAATGTACATgtcctgcatgcacacacacacacacacacacacacacacacacacacaccaacacccccccacacacacacacacacaccaacaccccccccacacacacacacacacacgcacatttttGTAGCTGATGTCATATCACTGTATTTgcctcacattcacacactggaGTGGCTGACACTAAAATCAGCACACACGCTTCACAGCACTGCCAACACTGAAAGAATAAATGACTAACACGAATGGTATATAATCATGTATCTATTATAAACCTAAATATGTCCTCCAGGAATGTATGAAaatttgtgaatattttcataactgtggGTTTCTAAaggaagtcatagatgatgcttttgcttgtgttttacctgtttagACAGTGGACGCACTGATCTATGGACCCATTGTCCTACTGTTCAgacaacaagaattcctttgctGCTGACttatcctacaaataaaacagcggctgatattatacttaaacacttcagaatcctccaggacgatgcagagaccacatccctttttaaggatcctccactactCCTCCTCTAAGACGTGCTCGTCAAGAgcgagataaatgaccattcagataacaactgtggtactgtagccgcTCCAGACGTGCTAcgtatacatttattaacacagccactaaaataactggcacaaaaggatcaattgtcatTAACCATTACTCGTCATGCATTACTACGGGAGAtatctactgtattacttgcaAGAGATCTTTAtactggagaaaccaagagatgAAATCAGCCTTAttttggagaaaccaagaggaTTGCTGATTGGGTTGTTAAACACCTTCAGACCCTCAGAATTAGAAAGATTTGTTGTTTCTAGTGGCAAggctctggaaaccttgtgaacatatatatatatatatatatatatatatatatatatatatatatatatatatatatatatatatatatatatatatatacacagaaaagagagagagagagagagagagagagagagagagagagagagagagagagagagagagagagaatgaatatgTATTATAGTTCCAGTGAAACAGGACATATTGGACAAAGTTCTTgcccagctgatgaaggacctctgaaacaatgtttcagtgtttctctggaaagtctgtgtacttcattacaattttgaatatctctacatttcttatatatatctatatatctatatctatctatttatatatacatacacacacacacacacacacacacacacacacacacacacacacacagatacacacaaatcTACACACAGATTAAATTTTGAATGTATACAGATGTATATTTGAATGTATAggaatgtgtatttttttttttttatagtagtGCCCTATCCATCCAGAGCCAGAAAGCTGGCACCTGAAATGCATCAGACTCATTTGTGCTGCAGTTCTGTGGCTGGGGCTCTTCCCAGCTCCGAGCAGATGGCTGGCCAGACTCTCGAAGTCCTGCGAGCCTGGGGAGGTGCTCAGTAGGGTGACCCGAGCTTAACGCCAGTATGGCTCTGCCAGACTGGAGCAGAGTGCTGTGACGTTTCAGAGACGTTTTTGAGCCTACACTATGCCAGGTCTTGAGGCTCCTGACTGGTGCAGTTGGCTAGGACATTGCTGTCTGGCTGCTTGGATACATCCCAGCTACTGTAAGCTATCCGTAGAAAGGAGTGCAAGAGAGCACAGTCAGCCATGCCCTAATTGAGTAGGAGGGCTTattccctctgtctgtccattCAGACTGATGACAGGCATTTGTGAGCATTTATAAGGACATATACAGGATTGGAAAGATATCCTTATAAGCCCTATAATAGATGTGTTGTTTGGCTGATCTGAAggaaatatgtatgtattggttCTCACCGAGGCTTGGTGGCTATCGTGGAACCACACATGtttatacataaaaaaataGATCTGATTTTGTAGTCTCAAAGGATCACCCCCATGTTTTGGTTTCTATATTCATACCCCACGGAACAAATAAGAGCTGATGGTGTCTTGTGGACACATATGGGACAAATATAGAATTCCAATTTATATACcaagtgtttctctctctctgaagtgtGACAGTGGTCCCAGGCTGCATTATAAAGACACCAGGCTCTCAGAGGGAGAATGACTCCAGTGCAGAGATGGGTCTGGTGAGCAATCCGTCTCTGACCCACTCATCTATCTCTTGTTCTcttgccccccacccccacccccacccccttttctctctctctcgctctctctctctctctctctctctctctctctctctctctctggagaggTCATTAAGTGCAGACGTATGCAGTACAATAGCACAGAGCACACTGCTGTGGTCACTCTGCTCCTGATTATTCCTGCTATCAAAGTGATAAAATACTCAGCAGACATCTggtcattccccccccccagctaCTGATAAATGATTCTGGGTTTCCAATCCAATTaggtcatattttaaaatggcccTGTTCAAATCTCCTGTTACAAGTTCATGATAagattgttatttattattcagccacaacaaataaagaaaaaagcttttTCAGAGTTATCTGTGTAATAAACccaaatgtattcaaaattgTGTTTGCTGTTATAATTAGTAAAGCCTGCCCTGGGTTATACTAGTAAAGAGGGATATTGCTATTTAAACTGTAATAACTGTTTCGTGCtcttttgttaaaaatgttacattgaAATGCTAAATTGCAGGTGAATATCCAGACCCTATCCACCCCTAATCTGTATTCAGTCTGACTACTTCTGCACCACTGGTATTTCCTTCAGACAGCAGAGGCACTACATGTCATAGCCATTGGGGGGCATTGTTTATTCACTACGTGATGTTCAAACAAATGACCAAGGTTGATTTTCCAGGGCAACTAACAATTAGAAATGgattcagtgtttttgtttttttttaccacagtAACTGAATGAATTGACCTCTAAAAAAttgcagtttatatatatatatatatatatatatatatatatatatatatatatatatatatacatatatacacacacacacacacacacacacacacacacacacacacactgttatatatactcTGTTATGTGTTTGAGGTGTCATTTTCATTATGGTTGTTGCATGAAATATTTGCCCATGTTTCCCATGGGACACATTTGCTCTTACATGTCTGCAGTGTTCCGATGCACTAAGCATCCATTTTGGAaaccaatgttttttttccccttttagcTTGTGATAGGATGCATAATGATTTTGATCTAGCTAATGGTACTGAAACAGATGCTTCAGTTAAATTAAAGACACACGGGCTTACATGGCTCTGTCTCTACAAACCTGACTGAATTCCAAAATCTAAAACAGAATTAAcagtgaaaattaaataaatcaataatgaCATCACTATATATTAAAATTCCAGGGAATCTATTATAAAGCATCAACATGTTTGTATAATATTAAGTGTAGACACTAGAGTGTTATATTTAACATTCAGtaagtttttaatttaaaaaaaagaagcggAACAGAAATTTGATGAAGCACTGGTCAAAATCCAACAAAGCTCTCAGTACTAGCTGAGAACAGTCTTACATAAGCTTTAACATGCGAGCACCCATTCAACATCAGTGGAGAACTTCTGGCAAAATAAATTCGTAATTTTCTTTAGAACAGTATTTGCAAGCCACACTGTATATGAATATTGTGTGCTCAGAGGAGCAAGGTGTATTCTAATCTCTGCAtaccatttttaaatgcttcaaCTAATGGAAACAGACAAATCAATCACTGGTAAGAGTGCATTAAAGCTACATGTTTTCTAGGTCCCTTATTCCTAGTTATGATAACAACGCTTAAATCGTCCCCTACCTGTCGACCACTTTCTTGGCAAAGCCAAAGTCAGTGAGCTTGATGTGACCTTCCCGGTCCAGGAGGACGTTTTCTGGCTTCAGGTCCCTGTAAACGATGTCCTTGGAGTGAAGGTACTCGAGTGCGCACACGATCTCGGTGGAGAAGAAGAGGGCCGTGTCGTTGGCAAACTTGCCCCTGCTCCGCAGACAGGTGAAGAGCTCACCACCCGGCACATACTCCATCAGCATGAAAAGACAGCGTTCGTCATGCCACGTCCAAAACCTGAGCATTCGGGATACAAGCCCCGAAGCATCAGAAGGTTCCTCAGGATCTTCAACTCTTAACCCTGACCTACATGTTACCAAGGCTTCTAGTACATGCAGATGGAGTGGACAGAGGCAATGTTAACTACAAGATTCAAAGGAGAGGCTGTCTGAGGTTTATAGTGTCCTACAGTGCCTAGATGCAGTTTTGCAAGAGTTTTAATTTGGGCAGAAGGAACTCTTTGATCAATGGCTTGACTTTAGACATGTTGAGATGTACAGGCACTCATAAAGAACCACCAAAGTCCAGCTCAGTGGCTTCTGCTCTGATGTGTTGCTATGCAGCAATGCTCAGAGACTAAGTAAAGTTCATTTTGCCTAACGTTTTCTGGAATGCAATGTCGGACAATAACCTGAGAATATGTCCAAAGCATGTGTAACAGAGTTTCAAGAAATCCTCAGAACTGCTCTGAAGAAAAAGTGGCAGACCAATGCTTTATTGAAAGCTAAAAATACAGAAGCTTGTGCCAGTGGCAGTGGCTTGTGCCAAACCTCCTTCCTTCAATCTGCATCAATCTATGTCATGTGACTAAGTGAAGCACATTTTCAGGAAGGACTCCTACCATTAATCCTGTTTGTTGAGATTAAATTGACCCCTGATTTTATAACTCTTATCTACTGTCTTTATGTTCAACTACCCATGACTAATTgggaataatatttttttaagtttataaCTTTTTCTTActtgaaaacatgaaaagagGAAGCAGTTGGACACATCTCAGTGAAATATGAAACAGACAAGAAGAGTGAAAAATTCTTGATCAATAAAATCAAATGCTTAAATCAAGCGCTTTATACATTTCCATTGCTGAAGATAAGATCAGAAACTAAAAGCATCTAAATAAACTGAAACCAAATCACCGAGCACATCCACGTCTGGCAGACCATTCATAGGGAAGAGAGCCAGCGTCTGGAGTGTCTTTGCATCATCCGATCTGGGTTAAAGTACCTTTAGCAGAAAGCTGAGAATCGGCTCTTTATTCCCACAGGCCATTGTGCTATTTCAAATCCAAAGTCGGGGCACACAGATCAACACCTCATCTTAAGAACATGCATATAAAGTGCTTGGACCCGTTCCTTCCCATGAGCCAGAGAAGATGCCACTATTGCTGATATTTTAGATTTAACACCTTTAAGCATTAATATCTACAATACTTTCAAATTATAGAAAAAACAACCTTTAAGCATACTGTGCAGATTAACTCCAGTTTTACTAGTGTTGAGAAATAAGTTTCATAACAAGCAAGAAGTGTTTCAGAACATATGAACAAAAACTAATTCAACATCATACCAGCTCTTAATATAAGTCAAAACATAATGATCAATCAGCATTAATTTTATACAAAATCACCAGTATTCTTGTACATCCCTAAAACATTCAAAATCTTGAACGAAGGTTAAAATGTGGAAGGAAACGATGAGCTGCCCAGAGGTAACAGTGACAAATGCATACAAGTCTCTGTTTCATCCAGAAAATACCTGCTCCAATTGGCCAGAAGCATAGTGgcttattttacattattaagATTCAGCCTTTGCTGCTTTGAATCACCTTTACGAACCCACCAAGCCACCTTTTGCTGCTTCTAATGTAACGGCcataaagaagaaataaagacagaaacgAGACTCACAGCTTGACGATAAAGGGATGGTTGACCTCCATGAGAACTTCCTTCTCGTTATGaacatgttgctgctgtttcagCTGGATCAGGTCCACTATCTTCATAGACTTTAGCGCAAAATAGCTCTTAGTTCTCCTGTCTTGAACTAATATTACTCTGCCAAACGTCCCCGTGCCTGCAGAGAAATAAAGCAAGAGCTGAATGAATGACACCCACAGTCATCCCAGTCAAAACAGCAGTagtgatatttttttcttatgcaTGGACTTCCAGAAGCAAATTTGTAACTTGTTTCTAAAacaactgttttatttttaattatctcATAGTCAGGTTCAATTCACATGATGCAAATGCATCTCTtgatctttgtttcatttagtaCTAAATAAGGGAATGAGCAAAGGCTTCTACTGTGTAAAGGCTTGCTCCATGTTCCTCGATCTATAACCTTAATGTGCAATCTATTCACTCCTTGGGTTCCCCATGTCATCATAAAGccaaattgaaatattttttttgtaccTCGTGGCTTTATCCCTCTTCCTTTTGCTGGAGGTTAAATTCTGGTAGTACACTATAGACATTAAACTAGATGCATCATTTCAGAGTATCGATTTACTAGATTGTCAGGTTGGTTACGGGTTGGATTTACTCACCCACAGTGGCAATGGACTCCAAGATGCCCAAGGAGAAGTCTCTGGCGCAGGCCTGGGGCTGGCAGGTTGCACCGTCCGGTAAGTTTGCGGTCCTCTTGCTATCATCCCGAGATGAGTCTGTGCCACCTCCTGTCGATGTTGTTGCCGCTGTCATCTTCTAGCGCATGGCGGAACACTACAAACTGTGTCCATAGCACCGTAAAACGCAAAACCTCCGTTCGTTTTTCGCGCCACACGCTTGCTTCGCCATAACATCAAAGAAACACGTCGCCGCGCGCCGGAGCCCGTGGGGCAGCTTTACGGTTATGTAAACGCGCTTGTGCGCGCAAGTGGGGCAGAGACGTTTTGTTTTCTGCAGCCGTGAAGACAAAGCCAGAGCAAAATAACCCCTCACTGCGCGTTGGGCTGTCTTTAAAATTATTGCAAAATAAAGAGCCTCTTAACCAACGCATCTAATGTAAACGAACCCCTGCCTCATGGTTAATAAGCCTCGTCCATATCTCCCCTCAGGTCGGAAGCCTGAGCTCCATTTGGGACCTCTGCTGAAGAGACAGGACGTCCGGCAAGGAGGAGTCTGCCAGGGCTTCTGCACTGCAAACACGGCTGGCTTTTTATTGGCACACTTACGCAGCTAATTTTCtgcaacaaaatgaaaactaaattAACGTGAATATTCTTTGATTGAATTAATACATAATAGTATTCCCCCTTGATCAATAAGAagtattgtgtattttagtcTATCAACATGGGTAAAAAGGAAGGCAGGCATATCATAATTCCACATCCAACGAAAACAAAATTTAACACAATTGTGTCCCGTAGTTTTGCCATGACCTGAGAAGGCTGTAAGTGAGCTCCACTGTGAGCTAGGATGGCCTAGTCTCGCCTCAGGACTGAGGTGCATGCCTGGTGAAGTGTTACTAATGGCCTACGCTAAGAGAGCCCCTcatcttttattctttaaaatcCTCCCCACTTCTTGCTGCAGTAACTCCAACATAAGCTCCATTTGTTAGAGAGCTATTCAGCGGCCAGTTGCTGAAATGCATGAATTATGCATTGACTTTTCATGctcatttatattatataaatagaatattaacacacagtaagATCACCCGTGTTAACACAGTGAGTGTACGTTAGAGATCTACACTGTTCACACCTCAGACTGTTCCAACGTTAATTTGACACACATCATTTTTCTAGATCACTTAGGTACCATCTTGATGGCAATCGTGTAATGACGTATTTAATTATTATGCTGATCAAACTATATTATAAAACCAATCTGTTTTGGTGCAAGTGGGTTTATATGGTATATCTGGCACTGCTACTTTGGTTATTTTTATGGTACATTTGACTTTACTAAAAGCTTCTTTTCCTATACTTCCCACTTACTTACCTTCCAAgcatatatatattcttataataataatatccacATTTGATATAATGGTGCTGCCTCTGACATTCCCTGAATATTgtaaggcattttttttttttttctggtttagttttgctttttttttggccaaaagTTTTCATATTGTCTTACATACTCACATTTCTAATCTTTAATTCACAAACAGGCTAACCTCTATTCCCACCAAGCACCAACCACAAACCAGCGATCAGCTAACTTTGGAACCGACAATAAACTGTCTCAGGAGAtgcaaatgcataaataaatataaataatcttCTACTAAAGTCTGAGAAGGCATAACGCATTACAATCCAGTCTTCTCAATCTGACTACACTGGAAGAAAGTCATCGGTCCAACAAATATGTGGTTCAGTCTCAGAATCATGGTTATGAAACTCTGCCCTTGTGATAAAGCCTGTTTTCTGATTCCGGCTATTTATAAGACAGGCTTTTGCCACAGATTTGTCTATAAACAGCTCATCTcacttttatttgaatatattattCAGATGCTATTCTGTCAGAAATCGTCTGGATTATTTAACGTCTTGAGTTCATCAGAGACACTTCTCTAAAAAGGGTGTTAAGATGTCTTTCTATTATTTTCTAAAGATGTACTGGAGGTGTTCAAATGCCAGAAAACCCCACTATATTGCTAAAACCTCAGCAGTTGCAGAACTGTAAAATTCCTGCGTCCTACAACACTGCACCCAGATCAAAAGGTTGTTTTGCCTTGAGGAAGGCAGACCAATGCAGGCTAAGATTATATTGGTTTAATTGTCC
Coding sequences:
- the LOC113586730 gene encoding cAMP-dependent protein kinase catalytic subunit PRKX-like, with amino-acid sequence MTAATTSTGGGTDSSRDDSKRTANLPDGATCQPQACARDFSLGILESIATVGTGTFGRVILVQDRRTKSYFALKSMKIVDLIQLKQQQHVHNEKEVLMEVNHPFIVKLFWTWHDERCLFMLMEYVPGGELFTCLRSRGKFANDTALFFSTEIVCALEYLHSKDIVYRDLKPENVLLDREGHIKLTDFGFAKKVVDRTCTLCGTPEYLAPEVIQGKGHGLAVDWWALGVLIFEMLSGYPPFFDDNPFGIYQKVLSAKLNFPRHLDFYVKDLIKKLLVVDRAKRLGNLRSGAEDVKKHRWFRSVDWDMVPQRRLKPTIIPEVAHDGDSSNFDTYPEEKRKKEPVVSPKDLELFKNF